The following coding sequences lie in one Dunckerocampus dactyliophorus isolate RoL2022-P2 chromosome 4, RoL_Ddac_1.1, whole genome shotgun sequence genomic window:
- the npy8br gene encoding neuropeptide Y receptor Y8b has product MEQEPNSNHNQALWKEIPWDFTDDCSLSLSGTTFLIVAYSAVLAVGLVGNSCLVFVIARHKEMRNVTNVLIANLSFSDILMCIVCLPVTIIYTLMDRWIMGETLCKLMPFIQCISVTVSVFSLILIAMERYQLIVHPTGWKPMVRQSYLAVALTWITACLISVPFLKYSILTLPFQNLSAPFPVNEQLVCMERWPSVNARRAYTTSLLIFQYFLPLSLIMLCYLHIYLRLRRRKDMVERSRNATQKNKGSTRINVLLTSIVVAFALSWLPLNIFNTVFDWNYEAIPSCGHDIIFSFCHLIAMASTCINPIIYGFLNNNFQKQLKSTLLHCRCWGVTERYESVPLSTVSTEVTKGSVLSNGSNSINT; this is encoded by the coding sequence ATGGAGCAGGAGCCCAACAGCAACCACAACCAAGCCTTGTGGAAAGAGATTCCGTGGGATTTCACAGATGACTGTTCGCTCTCACTGAGCGGAACCACCTTCCTCATAGTGGCGTACAGCGCTGTTCTGGCGGTGGGTCTTGTGGGGAACTCATGCCTGGTGTTTGTCATCGCCAGGCACAAGGAGATGCGCAATGTCACCAACGTCCTCATCGCCAACCTGTCCTTTTCCGACATCCTTATGTGCATCGTTTGCCTGCCGGTTACGATCATCTACACGCTGATGGACCGCTGGATCATGGGAGAGACACTGTGCAAGCTGATGCCCTTCATCCAGTGTATATCGGTCACAGTCTCTGTCTTCTCCCTCATCCTCATCGCTATGGAGCGCTACCAGCTCATCGTCCACCCCACTGGATGGAAACCAATGGTGAGGCAGTCCTACTTGGCGGTGGCTCTCACCTGGATCACAGCCTGCCTAATCTCGGTGCCTTTCCTCAAGTACAGCATCCTTACATTGCCTTTCCAGAACCTTAGCGCCCCCTTCCCAGTCAATGAGCAACTTGTTTGTATGGAACGGTGGCCATCTGTGAATGCACGCCGGGCTTATACCACCTCTCTGCTCATCTTCCAGTATTTCCTCCCGCTCTCCCTCATCATGCTCTGCTACCTGCACATCTACCTGCGGCTTAGGAGGAGGAAGGACATGGTGGAACGCAGTAGGAACGCCACGCAGAAGAACAAAGGCTCCACGAGGATCAACGTCTTGTTAACCTCCATAGTGGTGGCCTTCGCCCTTTCCTGGCTCCCTctcaacattttcaacacagtGTTTGACTGGAACTACGAGGCCATCCCGTCCTGCGGCCACGATATCATCTTCTCATTCTGCCACCTTATCGCCATGGCATCCACCTGTATCAACCCCATAATCTACGGGTTCCTCAACAACAACTTCCAGAAGCAGCTCAAGTCCACCCTGCTGCACTGTCGCTGCTGGGGGGTTACAGAAAGGTACGAGAGCGTACCACTCTCCACCGTCAGCACAGAGGTTACCAAGGGGTCAGTTTTGAGCAATGGCTCCAACAGCATCAATACCTAA